A genome region from Musa acuminata AAA Group cultivar baxijiao chromosome BXJ3-5, Cavendish_Baxijiao_AAA, whole genome shotgun sequence includes the following:
- the LOC135638847 gene encoding cysteine--tRNA ligase CPS1, chloroplastic/mitochondrial-like encodes MGNPQLVLFNSMSKQKEVFKTRVEGQVSMYVCGITPYDFSHIGHARAYVAFDILYRYLKHLGYEVKYVRNFTDIDDKIIKRANESGEDPLSLSRRFSEAFLQDVAELRCLPPTHEPRVSDHIEQIKDMITKIMKNGYGYTMEGDVYFSIDNFPDYCQLSGRKLDDNRAGGGGRVSVDLRKQNPADFALWKAAKPGEPSWDSPWGPGRPGWHIECSAMSAQYLGDAFDIHGGGKDLIFPHHENELAQSRAACPEHKVSYWMHNGFVNKDNQKMSKSDDNFFTIRDIIARYHPLALRFFLMRTHYRSDVNYSDRQLETASDRVFYIYQTLYECQQALSPFRQENIQGQVPADIKELIDKFHSDFSASMSDDLHTAAVLDDLMEPLKAINSNLKKFKGKKQQRPLILTLLALEKEVTDVLGILGLLSGSSCAEVLQQLKDKALSRAGLTEEQVLQLIEDRNLARKNKEYETSDTIRKELYDKGIALMDEPKGTVWRPSEPPE; translated from the exons ATGGGGAATCCCCAACTGGTGCTTTTCAATTCAATGTCGAAGCAGAAGGAGGTGTTCAAGACTCGCGTGGAGGGCCAGGTCTCCATGTACGTGTGCGGCATCACGCCCTACGATTTCAGTCACATCGGCCACGCCCGCGCTTACGTGGCGTTCGACATACTCTACAG GTACTTGAAACACTTGGGTTATGAAGTTAAATACGTACGGAACTTCACCGACATTGATGATAAG ATAATTAAAAGAGCAAATGAATCAGGGGAAGATCCTTTAAGTTTGAGTCGTCGGTTCTCTGAAGCGTTTTTGCAAGATGTAGCTGAGCTTCGGTGTCTGCCTCCAACACATGAACCACGTGTTTCTGACCACATAGAGCAGATAAAGGATATGATAACTAAG ATCATGAAGAATGGTTATGGCTATACCATGGAAGGAGATGTTTATTTTTCAATCGATAACTTCCCTGATTATTGCCAATTGTCTGGACGGAAATTAGATGATAATCGTGCTGGTGGAGGTGGAAGAGTTTCTGTTGATTTAAGAAAGCAAAATCCAGCGGATTTTGCACTGTGGAAG GCTGCTAAGCCTGGTGAACCAAGCTGGGATAGTCCTTGGGGCCCTGGAAGGCCAGGTTGGCATATTGAATGCAGTGCTATGAGTGCCCAATATTTAGGTGATGCTTTCGATATTCATGGTGGAGGAAAAGATTTGATTTTTCCTCATCATGAAAATGAGCTTGCTCAGAGCCGAGCTGCATGCCCAGAGCACAAAGTAAGCTATTGGATGCACAATGGCTTTGTGAACAAGGACAATCAGAAAATGTCAAAGTCTGATGACAATTTCTTTACGATCAGAGAT ATTATTGCGAGGTATCATCCATTGGCTTTGAGGTTTTTCTTGATGCGTACACATTACCGTTCCGATGTCAATTATTCTGACAGGCAGCTTGAAACTGCATCTGATCGTGTCTTCTACATATATCAG ACACTCTATGAGTGCCAACAGGCTCTTTCTCCATTTCGTCAAGAAAATATACAGGGTCAAGTCCCAGCTGATATcaaggaattaattgacaaattccACTCAGATTTTTCAGCATCAATGTCGGATGATCTCCACACTGCTGCTGTGTTAGATGATCTTATGGAGCCATTGAAGGCGATAAATAGCAACTTAAAGAAGTTCAAG GGAAAGAAGCAGCAAAGACCACTTATTCTTACTCTTCTTGCATTGGAGAAGGAAGTTACTGATGTTCTTGGCATTTTGGGTCTTCTCTCGGGTAGTTCTTGTGCTGAG GTTTTGCAGCAACTGAAGGATAAAGCGTTGTCGAGGGCAGGGTTAACCGAGGAGCAAGTCTTGCAGCTGATCGAAGACAGAAACTTGGCTAGGAAAAATAAGGAGTATGAGACATCAGACACGATCAGAAAAGAGCTTTATGACAAGGGCATTGCTCTGATGGATGAACCAAAAGGGACTGTTTGGAGACCAAGCGAGCCTCCCGAGTAG
- the LOC135638627 gene encoding AAA-ATPase At4g25835-like — translation MKEVWTSLASIMGVFAFFQSILHAVFPPELRFAAAKLFHRLFRCFSTYCYFEITEMDGVNTNELYHAVQLYLSQSASMAASRMSLSRGLNSYAFTFGLANNDRIVNGFRGASATWEHTVTQRQSQSFSLRPLPEEKRSFTLRIKKKDKPLLIPAYLDHIMETATELRRRNQDRRLYTNSRGGSMESRGFPWEYVPFKHPSTFDTLAMDPARKELIMADLNDFAQGKAFYENTGRAWKRGYLLYGPPGTGKSSMIAAMANHLGYDIYDLELTEVQTNSELRKLLMKTTSKSIIVIEDIDCSVNLINRSSKKPTPPCEPPSDLRPARGTEDGGAAARTITLSGLLSFTDGLWSCCGSERIFVFTTNHIEKLDPALVRSGRMDMHVFMSYCSFQALKILMKNYLGWDDSEQSDELMRELAEVVDEAEITPADVSGILIKNRRRERREAGAELLEALKARVERRKRSSSEQVVEAEEQEKRALESPKESTDQLMHSCNAKEDKGAEED, via the coding sequence ATGAAGGAGGTGTGGACCTCCCTGGCCTCGATCATGGGCGTGTTCGCCTTTTTCCAGAGCATTCTCCACGCGGTGTTCCCGCCGGAGCTGCGGTTCGCGGCGGCGAAGCTGTTCCACCGCCTGTTCCGCTGCTTCTCCACGTACTGCTACTTCGAGATCACGGAGATGGACGGCGTGAACACCAACGAGCTGTACCACGCGGTGCAGCTGTACCTCAGCCAGTCGGCCTCCATGGCGGCCTCTCGGATGAGCCTCTCCCGCGGCCTCAACTCCTACGCCTTCACCTTCGGCCTCGCCAACAACGACCGCATCGTGAACGGCTTCCGCGGCGCCAGCGCCACCTGGGAGCACACCGTCACGCAGCGCCAGTCGCAGTCCTTCTCCTTGCGACCGCTCCCGGAGGAGAAGCGCAGCTTCACCCTCCGGATCAAGAAGAAGGACAAACCCCTCCTCATCCCGGCGTACCTCGACCACATCATGGAGACCGCCACCGAGCTCCGCCGCCGGAACCAGGACCGGCGACTGTACACCAATTCCCGCGGCGGCTCCATGGAGTCCCGCGGCTTCCCGTGGGAATACGTGCCCTTCAAGCATCCCAGCACCTTCGACACCCTCGCCATGGATCCCGCGAGGAAGGAGCTCATCATGGCCGACCTCAACGACTTCGCCCAAGGGAAGGCCTTCTACGAGAATACCGGCCGGGCGTGGAAGCGCGGATACCTGCTATACGGCCCGCCCGGCACCGGCAAGTCCAGCATGATCGCTGCCATGGCCAATCACCTCGGCTATGACATCTACGACCTCGAGCTCACCGAGGTGCAAACCAACTCCGAGCTCCGGAAGCTCCTGATGAAGACCACCTCCAAGTCGATCATCGTCATCGAAGACATCGACTGCTCCGTCAACCTCATCAACAGGAGCTCCAAGAAGCCGACCCCGCCGTGCGAGCCGCCATCGGACCTGAGACCCGCCAGGGGGACGGAGGACGGCGGTGCCGCCGCCAGGACAATAACCCTGTCGGGGCTGCTCAGCTTCACCGACGGACTGTGGTCATGCTGCGGCAGCGAGCGGATCTTCGTGTTCACAACCAACCACATCGAGAAGCTCGACCCGGCGCTTGTGCGGTCGGGGAGGATGGACATGCACGTGTTCATGAGCTACTGCTCGTTCCAGGCGCTGAAGATCCTCATGAAGAACTACCTAGGATGGGACGACAGCGAGCAGAGCGACGAGCTGATGAGGGAGTTGGCGGAGGTGGTGGACGAGGCTGAGATAACTCCGGCGGATGTCAGTGGGATCCTGATAAAGAACCGGAGGCGGGAGAGGCGCGAGGCGGGGGCTGAGCTGCTGGAGGCTCTGAAGGCCCGCgtcgagaggaggaagaggagttcgAGCGAGCAGGTGGTGGAGGCGGAAGAGCAGGAGAAGAGGGCATTGGAGAGCCCCAAGGAGAGTACTGATCAATTGATGCACAGTTGCAATGCAAAAGAAGACAAGGGAGCGGAAGAAGATTGA